CGACATGGCGCTCTGCGAAGACGATATCGACGAGGCGCTGATTGCGCGCTCGCGTTCGCTGGTTGCCACCGGCACGCATCTTTCCAACACGCAGACCGAGGCGGCGGTGCTGACGGCGCTGAACCTTGCCCGCAAGCACGGCGCGCGCACCGCGCTCGATATCGACTACCGGCCGAACCTCTGGGGGCTTTCCGGTCACGGCGACGGCGAAAACCGCTTCATTGCGTCCGAGAAAGTGACCGCCAAGCTGCAATCAACGCTGCATCTCTTCGATCTCATCGTCGGCACGGAAGAGGAGTTCCACATTGCCGGCGGCACGACGGATACGCTTGAGGCGCTGAAGAATGTGCGCAAGGTGAGCGCGGCGACGCTGGTGCTGAAGCGTGGCGCCGCCGGAGCCTCCGCCTTCGAGGGCGCTATTCCGGATGATATCGACGGCGGCGTTGCGGGCAGGAGCTTCCGCATCGAGGTCTTCAATGTTCTGGGGGCAGGCGATGGCTTCATGGCCGGGCTCCTGAAGGGATGGCTGACGGATCGGGGCTGGGCCGAGAGCCTGACGATCGCCAATGCCTGCGGCGCCTTCGCCGTTTCGCGCCACGGCTGCACGCCGGCTTATCCCAGCCTGACGGAGCTCGAGTATTTCCTGGCGCATGGCTCGACCACGCTGGCGCTGCGCAAGGACAAGGCGCTGGAACAGTTGCACTGGTCGACCAACCGGCACGGCGACTGGCCGGAAATGCGGGTCTTTGCCTTCGACCACCGGATCCAGCTTGAAGACATGGCCGAGGAGTGCGGGGTTCCGGCCCAAAGGCTGGGCGCCTTCAAGGAACTTTGCCTGAAAGCGGCGCTGGACGTGGCCGACGGCAGGCCGGGGTATGGCATTCTCTGCGACAGCCGGATCGGCCGTTCCTCGCTTTACAAGGCAGCCGGAACCGGTCTCTGGATCGGGCGACCGACCGAATGGCCGGGTTCGCGCCCGCTCACGCTTGAGCCGGAGCTTGGCGAGGACATGGGCGGGCTTGCCGAATGGCCGGCCGAGCATGTGGTCAAGGTCCTGTGCTTCTACCATCCGGACGATGATGCGGCGCTGAAGGCCGAGCAGGAAGCGACGCTGACGCGGCTCTTTGCCGCCGCGCGACGAAACCGGCTGGAATTCCTGATGGAGGTCGTGTCATCAAAGCATGGTGAGACGGATGATATG
This window of the Martelella lutilitoris genome carries:
- a CDS encoding bifunctional 5-dehydro-2-deoxygluconokinase/5-dehydro-2-deoxyphosphogluconate aldolase → MHELDCLTIGRSSVDLYGAQVGGRLEDMLSFEKYLGGSPTNMATGAARLGLKSGLITRVGDEHMGRFIREELEREGVDVTGVVTDPQRLSALVILGIRDEDQFPLIFYRENCADMALCEDDIDEALIARSRSLVATGTHLSNTQTEAAVLTALNLARKHGARTALDIDYRPNLWGLSGHGDGENRFIASEKVTAKLQSTLHLFDLIVGTEEEFHIAGGTTDTLEALKNVRKVSAATLVLKRGAAGASAFEGAIPDDIDGGVAGRSFRIEVFNVLGAGDGFMAGLLKGWLTDRGWAESLTIANACGAFAVSRHGCTPAYPSLTELEYFLAHGSTTLALRKDKALEQLHWSTNRHGDWPEMRVFAFDHRIQLEDMAEECGVPAQRLGAFKELCLKAALDVADGRPGYGILCDSRIGRSSLYKAAGTGLWIGRPTEWPGSRPLTLEPELGEDMGGLAEWPAEHVVKVLCFYHPDDDAALKAEQEATLTRLFAAARRNRLEFLMEVVSSKHGETDDMSAARVIERLYEIGIYPDWWKLEPLTTEAAWFNVCAAIERNDRHTRGIVVLGLDAPEEELAASFAEAARFPLVKGFAVGRSIFADAARAWLSGTISDEEAVAEMTGKYRSFCRYWDEARQAATQHERDEAF